Proteins co-encoded in one Hyla sarda isolate aHylSar1 chromosome 4, aHylSar1.hap1, whole genome shotgun sequence genomic window:
- the PSMA4 gene encoding proteasome subunit alpha type-4: MSRRYDSRTTIFSPEGRLYQVEYAMEAIGHAGTCLGILANDGVLLAAERRNIHKLLDEVFFSEKIYKLNDDMACSVAGITSDANVLTNELRLIAQRYLLQYQEPIPCEQLVTALCDIKQAYTQFGGKRPFGVSLLYIGWDKHYGFQLYQSDPSGNYGGWKATCIGNNSAAAVSMLKQDYKEGDMTLKSALALAVKVLNKTMDVSKLSAEKVEIATLTRENGKTKIRVLKQKEVEELIKLHEEEEAKVEREKKEKEQKEKDK; encoded by the exons ATG TCTCGGAGATATGACTCGAGGACGACCATCTTCTCCCCGGAGG GTCGCCTCTATCAGGTGGAATATGCCATGGAAGCCATCGGACACGCTGGCACCTGCTTGGGCATTCTGGCCAATGATGGCGTCCTCCTGGCGGCTGAGCGACGAAACATCCACAAACTCCTGGACGAGGTTTTCTTTTCTGAGAAAATTTACAAATTAAACGA TGACATGGCGTGCAGTGTGGCCGGGATTACCTCTGATGCCAATGTCCTCACCAATGAACTCAGACTCATCGCACAGAG GTATCTGCTTCAGTACCAGGAGCCCATCCCATGTGAGCAGCTGGTGACTGCACTGTGCGACATCAAGCAGGCATACACACAGTTCGGAG GTAAGCGGCCGTTCGGTGTCTCCCTCCTGTATATCGGCTGGGATAAGCATTATGGTTTTCAGTTGTATCAGAGTGATCCGAGCGGGAACTATGGAGGGTGGAAAGCCACTTGTATCGGCAACAACAGCGCG GCGGCAGTCTCCATGCTGAAACAAGACTACAAGGAAGGAGACATGACACTGAAGTCAGCTTTGGCACTCGCCGTTAAAGTTCTCAACAAGACGATGGATGTCAGTAAACTGTCTGCAGAGAAAG TTGAGATCGCCACATTAACACGTGAGAACGGGAAAACGAAAATCCGGGTCTTAAAACAGAAGGAAGTGGAGGAGCTGATCAAACTGCacgaggaggaagaagcaaaggTCGAGCGAGAGAAGAAGGAAAAAGAACAGAAAGAGAAGGACAAGTGA